TAAAAACATCAATTAAATGTATTCTCCCATATTATAAAAGCAAGCCTGCAAACCTCCGAAGTTTTTATTATAGATATTTATAATTTTATTTTAATTATTTGTTTGTATTTTTTAAATAAATGTAATTTGAATAAAAAAAAGTAAAAAAAAATAGCTAAATCAAAAACCAAAAACGAAAACTACCATCTTCATTTGGCAGAAAATGTTGTAATTTTGAAAGAAAAAATCTTATGGATTTAAGAGGCAAAATTTATTTCAAGAAAATTATAATTATAAATCTTCAAGAAATATATAATAAACTAAATTAAACCTCCGAGGTTTTTAAAAACCTCGGAGGTTTGCATTAACAATAAAATGAATAAAGAAAGAAATTTTTATAAAAATACCTATCACCATCTTTATAATAGAGGCTCAAACAAATCGCGAATATTCTATGAAAAAGAAAATTATAATTATTTCTTGAGAAAATTAAAATTTTATGCGGATAAAAATAAAATCAAAATTTTAGCCTATTGTTTAATGCCGAATCATTTTCATCTATTTGTTAAACAAACATCGGATGAATATCTAATTTCAACTTTCATTTCAAATCTGCTGAACTCTTATGTAAAATCTATTAACAAAAAATACGAACGATCCGGAACTTTGTTTGAAAGTAAAACAAAAAGTAAGCAAATTGAAGATGAGACTTATTTTA
The sequence above is drawn from the Ignavibacteriota bacterium genome and encodes:
- a CDS encoding transposase — its product is MNKERNFYKNTYHHLYNRGSNKSRIFYEKENYNYFLRKLKFYADKNKIKILAYCLMPNHFHLFVKQTSDEYLISTFISNLLNSYVKSINKKYERSGTLFESKTKSKQIEDETYFIWVIKYILENPLKANLAHQIQDWEYSNAKDLLGFRNDNLTDIEFVETFFQSKEVTHKFLTDKSIKVNYEF